Below is a genomic region from Acidobacteriota bacterium.
ATCACCGGACGGATGTCGAGGCGGCCGGTGGCCAGCAGGTTGCGCACCCGGTACCAGGTGTCGAACATGAGCCGGCCGTTGATGCCGTGGATCTGGGCGCCCTTGAAGACGATGCCGTTGTTGTAGTCGATCATGGTGGGGGATTCGGCGGCGATGCCGAACGCAGAGAAGCGGCCGCCGCGGCGCAGCATCTTGAAGCCCTCGGTGAGTGCCTGCGGCGAGCCGGCCATGTCGAGCACGATGTCGGCGCCGGCGCCGTAGGTGTGGTCCTTGACGAAAGCCACACGGTCCACGTCGTCCTTGTTGGCGTAGAGGAGGAAGTCCGCGCCCATCGTCTGGGCGATCTTCAGGTTGAACTCGTACTTGCCCACGATGAAGATCTTGGCCATGCCGCAGACCCGGGCCACGCCCGCCGCGAGCAGCGCCGCCGGACCGTCGCCCAGGATGACCACGGTCTTGCCGGCGACGTCGAAGTCCTCGCCGAGCACCGTGTACACGGCGTTGCCCAGCGGCTCCTGGATGGTGGCCAGCTCGGGCGGGATCGATGCGTCGTTGATCCAGCACACCGACTCCGGTACGGCGAAATACTCGGCGAAGGCGCCGTCGCAGTCCACGCCCAGGATCCTCATGTGGTCGCCGATGTGGAGCTGTCCCAGCAGCGCGGTCAGATCGCCGGGATCATAGATGTGGGTCTCGGCCGAGATGTAGTCGCCCACCTTGACCCGCTTCACGTGGCCGCCCACCTCGACGACCTCGCCGGCCACCTCGTGGCCCATGATCTGGGGGAGGCGCTTCTCGCCGATCCGGTTGGCGGCCCAGGCGTCCCACTTGTAGATGTGGACGTCGGTGCCGCAGATGGAGGTCGCCCGCACCTTCACCAGCACCTGGTCGGGGGCGATCTTGGGGAGGGGCCGTTCCAGCAGTTCGCCGCCGAGCTCCGGGCGGGTTTTGACCACCGCTTTCATTGTTTCAGCCATACGATCTCCTTGTTCGGATGAATAGATCAGTGTTTTGAAAAAAGCTATTATCCAATGCCGGCGGGAAAAGTTCAAGGCGGTTTTACCCGCCGTCGGGCGCCGCGCGCGGCGAATGGCGGGGAACTCAGCGGATGACGAACACGCGGTCGAGCTTGGTGCTCTTGAAGATCTTCAGGATCGGCGGGGGGACCTCAGTCAGGACCAGATCGCGGCCGTGGTTCTTGAGCTCGAGGAACAGCTTCAGGATCTCGCCGATGCCGGAGCTGTCGATGTAGGTCACCGCCGCTAGCCGCAGGACGACGCACATGGCGGGCGGGTAGACGGCGTTGGCCAGCATCTCCTGAAAGTCCGCCAGACCCTCGCCCAGGCAGATCCGGCCGGCCGGTTCGAGGACAAGCTGTTGTGCGTTGTCATTGTCCACGACGTGTTACCTCGCTTGTGATATCCGTCCGCCGGCTCACGCCGTGACGGCCAGCATGCGCTCCAGAGCCAGCCGGGCCGGCGCGGCGACCGCCGCCGGCACGGCCACCGGCTCCGGCGGGGCGCCCGCGGCCAGCCCCTCGAGGACCGTCCGCAGCGCCGGCAGCCGGTTTCGGCGCATGGAGCCGCAGCGGGCGCCGAAACGGGTCAGCGGCTCCACCCGCCGGTCGGCGTGCCGGGCGGCCAGCCGGTCCACCAGGTTGAGCTCGGTTCCCACGACCCAGTGGCTGCCGGGCGGCGCTTCGCCGACTGTCCGGATGATGAACTCGGTGGAGCCGGCGAGATCGGCCGCCTGGACCACTTCGAAGGCGCACTCGGGGTGGACGACAATGCGCGCCTCCGGCGCCCGGCGGCGGAAGTGCGTCACGTGGCTGCGCTTGAACATCTGGTGGACGCAGCAGTGGCCGGGCCAGAGGACGATGCGCGCTGCGGCCAGCCGTGCCGGATCCAGGCCGTCGCCGCGCCCGTCGGCGGACCAGAGGACCACTTCGCCGGGGGGGACGCCGAGGTCGTGGGCGGTGTTGCGACCCAGGTGCTGGTCGGGCAGAAACAGGATCCGGTCAGCTTGCCCAAACGCCCAGCGCATGACGTGGGTCGCGTTGGACGACGTGCAGACGCAGCCCCCGTGGCGGCCCACGAACGCCTTGATCTCGGCCGCTGAGTTGATGTAGGTCACCGGCAGGGTCCGTCCCGGCAGCGCCGCCAGATCGTCCCAGCAGCGGGCCACTGCCGCCGCGTCGGCCATGTCGGCCATGCTGCAGCCGGCGCCGGCGTCGGGCATGAAGACAGCCTGCTCGGGCGCGGTGAGGATGTCGGCGCTCTCGGCCATGAAGCGCACGCCGCAAAGGACGATCCACTGGGCGTCGCGGCGGGAAGCCGCTGCCTGGGCCAGTTTGAGGGAATCGCCGACGACGTCGGCCAGCGCCACGATCTCATCCTGGACATAGTGGTGCGCCAGGATGAGGAGCCGGCCGGCCAGACGGTCCCGCAGGCACCGGATCGATTCCGGCAACTCGGGCGGGATGCCGGCTGCCGCCGGCAGGTGAGCGTGGCGCGGGCCGGCCATGGGCCACTCCTCCGGGCGGATCACGGGGTGATCGATCAGGATTTGATCTTCAGGATCTTTTTCAGCTGGGCTTCCTGCACGCGGATCCGGTGGATCCGGCGGCGCAGGCGCTTGACCTGGGCCCGGACGACCTTGATCTGGGCGTGGTCATGGGTCTCGGCGGCGAGCAGGGTCCGCTTGCTGCGGATGAGCGGACCGAGCTCGGTCCGCACCTTCAGCCGCTGGGCCTCGAGCTGGTCGATGGCGTCGGCGTGGCTCAGGTCTTCCTGGAAGGTGCCCCGCTGGCGCATGGCCGCCACGATGGCCTCGATCAGCTCGCCCTTGGCCATGCCGGAGGCGCCCTTGATCTCCTCGTACGCGTGGGCCATCTCGCGCAATTTCGTGGCGGTCAATTTTTCGAGTTCGCTCCGTTTGGTCACGTCGTCCTCCTCATTTCGGCTGTTGCGGCTTCATCTTAGCGGGACTCCCCGCCGACTGCAACCGCAAATTCCACCCGCCGGGCCGGTCCGTCACTTGGGCGGCTCCGTCTCCCCCGCCTGCCGCCGCATCGTCGCGGCCCGCTCCGACTGGCCGAGCCGGTCGTACATCTCGGCCAGCTCGCGATACTGCCGCTGGCTGGGCACAGCGACCCGCAGGAACGCCTCGAGCGCGGCGCCGGCGTCCGCCGGCCGCTCCAGCGTCAGCAGGACGCGGGCCATCAGAACGTTGGTCTCGGGCCGGTACTCTTTCTGGGCGCGGGCGCGCTCCAGCAGCTCCAGCGCCCGGGCGGAGCGGCCGGCCTCGAACTCGAGCCGGGCCAGTTCGACCAGCGCGGGGACGAAATCGGGGCTCTTGAGCACGGCCCGGTTCAGCGCCGCGGCGGCCGTCTCGGTGTGCTGTTGCTTCAGGTAGATCATGGCCCGGTGGTAATCGTAGATGCCGGCGTCGTCGGCGG
It encodes:
- a CDS encoding STAS domain-containing protein; amino-acid sequence: MDNDNAQQLVLEPAGRICLGEGLADFQEMLANAVYPPAMCVVLRLAAVTYIDSSGIGEILKLFLELKNHGRDLVLTEVPPPILKIFKSTKLDRVFVIR
- a CDS encoding alcohol dehydrogenase catalytic domain-containing protein, with protein sequence MAETMKAVVKTRPELGGELLERPLPKIAPDQVLVKVRATSICGTDVHIYKWDAWAANRIGEKRLPQIMGHEVAGEVVEVGGHVKRVKVGDYISAETHIYDPGDLTALLGQLHIGDHMRILGVDCDGAFAEYFAVPESVCWINDASIPPELATIQEPLGNAVYTVLGEDFDVAGKTVVILGDGPAALLAAGVARVCGMAKIFIVGKYEFNLKIAQTMGADFLLYANKDDVDRVAFVKDHTYGAGADIVLDMAGSPQALTEGFKMLRRGGRFSAFGIAAESPTMIDYNNGIVFKGAQIHGINGRLMFDTWYRVRNLLATGRLDIRPVITHMFSLEDYVKGFDAMLSRPRQSAKVVLFPDAAEFAAARKRM
- the nadA gene encoding quinolinate synthase NadA codes for the protein MAGPRHAHLPAAAGIPPELPESIRCLRDRLAGRLLILAHHYVQDEIVALADVVGDSLKLAQAAASRRDAQWIVLCGVRFMAESADILTAPEQAVFMPDAGAGCSMADMADAAAVARCWDDLAALPGRTLPVTYINSAAEIKAFVGRHGGCVCTSSNATHVMRWAFGQADRILFLPDQHLGRNTAHDLGVPPGEVVLWSADGRGDGLDPARLAAARIVLWPGHCCVHQMFKRSHVTHFRRRAPEARIVVHPECAFEVVQAADLAGSTEFIIRTVGEAPPGSHWVVGTELNLVDRLAARHADRRVEPLTRFGARCGSMRRNRLPALRTVLEGLAAGAPPEPVAVPAAVAAPARLALERMLAVTA